The following are from one region of the Paenibacillus sabinae T27 genome:
- a CDS encoding putative holin-like toxin, whose amino-acid sequence MEVYQALSLMFMFGMFIIALLNYLKKK is encoded by the coding sequence ATGGAGGTTTATCAAGCGTTGTCACTGATGTTCATGTTCGGCATGTTCATTATTGCTCTGCTGAATTACCTCAAAAAGAAATAG